Proteins encoded by one window of Manihot esculenta cultivar AM560-2 chromosome 10, M.esculenta_v8, whole genome shotgun sequence:
- the LOC110625117 gene encoding eukaryotic translation initiation factor 3 subunit A isoform X2: MATATTRSTVYAGRRFFSSIASSHNNSHKDTHKFLEPNSFVGSWKVPKNPKEAEAQLARLRREYGKQVKEVRKDYIREMELMRLEKQRQDEARKEATRVANEKRKKLKAEAAKARAEERKIAEEEFRQMLLKERSAKLEFWRMKEQHKEEYKKEKKEQLRRQSSIWIDEINIEKRTIEAMVDISLL; encoded by the exons ATGGCCACTGCCACCACTCGCTCCACTGTCTATGCAGGGCGCCGCTTTTTCTCTTCTATTGCCAGCAGCCATAACAATAGCCATAAAGACACCCATAAATTCTTGGAGCCTAACTCCTTCGTTGGTAGCTGGAAAGTGCCAAAGAACCCAAAAGAGGCAGAGGCACAACTAGCACGACTGAGGAGGGAGTATGGGAAACAAGTGAAAGAGGTGCGCAAGGACTACATAAGGGAAATGGAGTTGATGCGCCTCGAGAAGCAGAGGCAGGATGAAGCTAGAAAAGAGGCCACTAGGGTTGCAAATGAAAAGCGCAAGAAGTTAAAAGCAGAAGCTGCTAAAGCTAGAGCTGAGGAGCGCAAGATTGCTGAAGAGGAATTTCGTCAAATGCTG TTGAAAGAAAGAAGTGCAAAGCTTGAATTTTGGAGGATGAAAGAACAACACAAGGAAGAGtacaagaaagagaagaaagaacAATTGCGACGACAAAGCTCCATATGGATTGATGAAATTAACATAGAGAAGAGGACAATAGAAGCCATGGTTGATATATCACTGTTGTGA
- the LOC110625117 gene encoding eukaryotic translation initiation factor 3 subunit A isoform X1 has protein sequence MFEFKKMATATTRSTVYAGRRFFSSIASSHNNSHKDTHKFLEPNSFVGSWKVPKNPKEAEAQLARLRREYGKQVKEVRKDYIREMELMRLEKQRQDEARKEATRVANEKRKKLKAEAAKARAEERKIAEEEFRQMLLKERSAKLEFWRMKEQHKEEYKKEKKEQLRRQSSIWIDEINIEKRTIEAMVDISLL, from the exons ATG TTTGAATTCAAAAAAATGGCCACTGCCACCACTCGCTCCACTGTCTATGCAGGGCGCCGCTTTTTCTCTTCTATTGCCAGCAGCCATAACAATAGCCATAAAGACACCCATAAATTCTTGGAGCCTAACTCCTTCGTTGGTAGCTGGAAAGTGCCAAAGAACCCAAAAGAGGCAGAGGCACAACTAGCACGACTGAGGAGGGAGTATGGGAAACAAGTGAAAGAGGTGCGCAAGGACTACATAAGGGAAATGGAGTTGATGCGCCTCGAGAAGCAGAGGCAGGATGAAGCTAGAAAAGAGGCCACTAGGGTTGCAAATGAAAAGCGCAAGAAGTTAAAAGCAGAAGCTGCTAAAGCTAGAGCTGAGGAGCGCAAGATTGCTGAAGAGGAATTTCGTCAAATGCTG TTGAAAGAAAGAAGTGCAAAGCTTGAATTTTGGAGGATGAAAGAACAACACAAGGAAGAGtacaagaaagagaagaaagaacAATTGCGACGACAAAGCTCCATATGGATTGATGAAATTAACATAGAGAAGAGGACAATAGAAGCCATGGTTGATATATCACTGTTGTGA
- the LOC110624471 gene encoding FAD-linked sulfhydryl oxidase ERV1: protein MSDNLLQHLFQTFQKISGCVQAHFSNLVAQPHHRSPSAKNPLFSISASSSKVNPSTTDADLLQPKDILIKIKSTAPVTKEELGRATWTFLHTLAAQYPEKPTRQQKKDVKELMAILSRMYPCKECADHFKEVLRANPVLAGSQTEFSQWLCHVHNVVNRSLGKLVFPCERVDARWGKLECEQRACDLQGTDFPVD from the exons ATGTCGGATAATCTACTGCAGCATCTCTTTCAGACCTTTCAGAAAATCTCAGGTTGCGTCCAAGCTCATTTCTCCAATCTCGTAGCCCAGCCTCACCACCGTTCGCCTTCTGCCAAAAACCCTCTCTTCTCCATCTCAGCATCATCATCTAAAGTAAACCCATCAACAACAGACGCCGACCTTCTCCAACCAAAGGACATTCTCATCAAG ATAAAATCTACTGCACCAGTGACTAAAGAAGAGCTTGGAAGAGCTACTTGGACTTTCCTTCACACGCTTGCTGCTCAG TATCCAGAAAAGCCAACGAGACAACAAAAGAAGGACGTAAAAGAATTG ATGGCAATATTATCCCGGATGTACCCTTGCAAGGAATGTGCAGATCACTTTAAAGAAGTTTTGAG GGCTAATCCTGTACTAGCTGGATCTCAAACTGAGTTCTCACAATGGTTATGCCATGTTCACAATGTAGTCAACAGAAG CCTTGGCAAACTGGTATTTCCCTGTGAACGAGTTGATGCCAGGTGGGGCAAGCTAGAATGCGAGCAACGAGCATGTGACCTTCAAGGAACGGATTTTCCCGTAGATTAA